The Papio anubis isolate 15944 chromosome 5, Panubis1.0, whole genome shotgun sequence genome has a segment encoding these proteins:
- the LOC101010228 gene encoding zinc finger protein 474 has product MERGKKKRISNKLQQTFHHSKEPTFLINQAGFLSSDSYSSLLPETESVNPGEKIKTDTQKKRPGTVILSKPSSRRIISESQLSPPVIPARRPGFQVCYICGREFGSQSIAIHEPQCLQKWHIENSKLPKRLRRPEPSKPQSLSGSGSYSLQASNEAAFQSAQVQLLPCESCGRTFLPDNLLVHQRSCKPKGEGARAPQSNSSDHLTGLKKARSGTPARPRTVICYICGREFGTLSLPIHEPKCLEKWKIENDRLPVELHQPLPRKPQPLPTAQSSQAGPSQAQLVSCPNCSLTFTSDHLLVHQRSCKTQPQGPKDQNLTLGSKGGLKESTNSKQQRNRAAPSVTDRVIHATQEALGEPGGALCL; this is encoded by the coding sequence atggaaagaggaaagaagaaaagaatttccaataaGTTACAACAAACTTTTCACCATTCTAAAGAACCCACTTTCCTTATCAACCAAGCTGGGTTTCTCTCTAGTGACTCCTATTCTAGCCTTTTGCCAGAAACAGAGAGTGTTAATCCTGGTGAAAAGATTAAGACAGACACTCAGAAAAAGAGACCTGGGACTGTGATACTATCAAAACCGTCAAGTAGAAGAATTATATCGGAAAGCCAGCTTAGCCCCCCTGTGATCCCGGCCCGCAGGCCTGGATTCCAGGTATGCTACATCTGTGGTCGAGAATTTGGGTCCCAGTCAATTGCCATTCATGAACCCCAGTGCTTGCAGAAGTGGCATATTGAAAACAGTAAGTTGCCCAAGCGCTTGAGGAGGCCAGAACCCTCCAAACCACAGTCTCTGAGCGGCAGTGGGTCCTACAGTCTTCAGGCAAGTAATGAGGCTGCATTTCAGAGTGCCCAGGTTCAGCTGCTGCCCTGTGAATCCTGTGGCCGCACATTCTTGCCAGATAATCTTCTTGTTCATCAGAGAAGCTGCAAGCCAAAGGGTGAGGGTGCCAGAGCACCACAATCAAACAGTTCTGATCATCTTACTGGCCTCAAGAAAGCTCGTAGTGGAACCCCAGCCCGACCAAGGACTGTTATCTGCTACATTTGTGGTAGGGAATTTGGCACCCTGTCCCTTCCTATTCATGAGCCCAAATGCCTGGAAaagtggaaaatagaaaatgaccGGCTCCCTGTGGAGCTCCACCAGCCACTCCCACGGAAGCCTCAGCCCCTTCCGACTGCACAGTCCAGCCAAGCGGGACCAAGTCAAGCTCAGCTTGTGTCCTGCCCAAATTGTAGCCTAACCTTTACCTCAGACCACCTTCTGGTACACCAGAGAAGTTGTAAAACTCAGCCTCAGGGGCCAAAAGATCAGAATTTGACCTTAGGGAGTAAAGGAGGCCTAAAAGAGTCCACTAATTCCAAGCAGCAAAGGAACAGGGCAGCACCCAGTGTAACTGATAGGGTAATTCATGCCACACAAGAGGCTTTAGGTGAACCTGGTGGCGCCCTCTGCCTGTAG